A single genomic interval of Candidatus Jordarchaeales archaeon harbors:
- the glmM gene encoding phosphoglucosamine mutase, with protein sequence MGEHVFRAYDIRGVFNQDLDAAFSVKVGLALATYLGGKGTVATGRDVRESSRIVEQALIAGLCSAGCNVVSVGMLPIPTFNFHLWRSGSYKAGAIVTASHNPPHYTGIRFRRPDGTGFSRENQDIKEVYMKGEFVKKRWNELGSFQSLNTEVVAASYQEFLLENISIERPLKVVLDPGCGAASTVAPELFRRAGMKVYTLNAQPDGTFPGRDPHPKEDTVNELRQLTVAVGADMGVAYDGDADRAVFVDDKGRVLRPETAGVILVEEAFSRRKGRVVANISCSMVVKEKVEELGGEVVWERVGDVFITEAIKKHGAVFGIEASGHYYPSFLMPFDDGIYASLLMAEILSKERRPLSTLVDELPSYPITERNIECPDEKKFKVVDRVKEELEREGYEINTIDGVRVDLDDGWFIIRPSNTQPLIRITVEARTESRLRNLLNLAMETVKRNIERC encoded by the coding sequence TTGGGAGAACACGTTTTTAGAGCCTATGATATTAGAGGCGTATTCAACCAGGACCTCGACGCCGCCTTCAGCGTTAAGGTCGGCTTAGCACTAGCCACATATCTTGGAGGAAAGGGGACGGTAGCAACCGGGAGAGACGTGCGCGAGAGCTCCAGAATAGTTGAGCAAGCGCTCATAGCGGGTCTCTGCTCCGCCGGGTGCAACGTGGTCTCCGTAGGAATGCTTCCAATTCCAACTTTCAACTTCCACCTTTGGCGCAGCGGCAGCTACAAGGCGGGCGCAATAGTGACAGCCTCCCACAATCCACCCCACTACACTGGAATACGTTTCAGGCGCCCGGACGGGACAGGGTTCTCTAGGGAAAACCAAGACATAAAGGAAGTCTACATGAAGGGGGAATTCGTCAAGAAAAGGTGGAACGAGCTCGGCTCGTTCCAGAGCTTAAACACAGAAGTTGTGGCCGCATCATACCAGGAATTCCTCCTTGAAAACATCAGCATAGAAAGACCGCTGAAAGTGGTGTTAGACCCCGGTTGTGGGGCAGCCTCCACGGTTGCCCCAGAACTTTTCAGACGTGCTGGAATGAAGGTTTACACGCTTAACGCTCAACCTGACGGCACGTTTCCAGGCAGGGACCCGCACCCGAAAGAGGATACAGTGAACGAGCTCCGGCAACTAACTGTCGCCGTAGGAGCAGATATGGGAGTCGCATACGACGGAGACGCTGACAGGGCTGTCTTCGTCGATGATAAGGGGCGCGTTTTAAGGCCTGAAACTGCAGGCGTCATACTGGTCGAAGAAGCGTTCTCGCGCAGGAAAGGCAGGGTGGTGGCGAACATCTCCTGCTCGATGGTCGTGAAGGAAAAAGTCGAGGAGCTCGGTGGAGAAGTTGTGTGGGAGCGCGTGGGCGACGTGTTCATAACCGAGGCGATAAAGAAGCACGGCGCGGTCTTCGGCATAGAGGCTTCAGGACACTACTACCCGTCCTTCCTAATGCCGTTCGACGACGGAATATATGCCAGCCTACTGATGGCCGAAATACTGTCAAAGGAGAGGCGCCCCCTCTCCACCTTAGTGGACGAGCTGCCAAGCTACCCGATAACCGAAAGGAACATTGAATGCCCCGACGAGAAGAAGTTCAAAGTAGTCGACCGCGTCAAGGAGGAACTCGAGCGCGAAGGCTACGAGATAAACACTATAGACGGCGTCCGAGTTGACCTAGACGACGGCTGGTTCATAATAAGGCCTTCCAACACGCAGCCACTCATAAGAATAACGGTTGAGGCGAGGACGGAAAGTAGGCTCAGAAACCTGCTAAACCTCGCGATGGAAACAGTGAAAAGGAACATCGAGCGGTGCTAA
- a CDS encoding long-chain fatty acid--CoA ligase: MVVSELPDYVRNMPWVEFYADETVPMDPMLAMRSKGVSLYEMFRRSCEDFADRDALIFITRKITYAELGEYVRKMAAALHFLGIEKGDRVALLLPNSPQFVISYYATLAIGGTVVPLSPLLTSSEIEFEINDSGASALISMDVLFVERVLPVRDRLNLKFEVVTNVGDMLQGTVKSLGKLIGRIPSVRVPSAPNRYTFMDLLNIETLAGGPIEPPKVEINPKEDVAVIQYTGGTTGTPKGAMLTHFNIVSQCRQLEEWMRSAFMRGAKLVTLAVIPWFHIYGQTTGMNLPLLGGATIVILPVPETKEILKAIQKYKVNVFPAVPLIFLNMVEHPDINKYDLSSLKFVSSGAFALPVEVARKFESITGVPILEGYGLTEACPVTHVNTPPPRGLRKIGSIGIPLPGTLAAIADPEENKLLPMGEVGELVVAGPQVMKGYWNRPEENKKVFFELDGIKWLRTGDFARMDEDGYFYIVDRKKDMIKYKGYQVFPREVEEVLYQHPAVLEAVVVGVPDPAVGENIKAFIVLRPEYKGKVTEEEIIEWCKKRLAAYKYPRIVEFRDSIPKTYVGKAWRRLLVEEEKRKMEGKPVEDIYKQEEERYKGVVGELWKKTLDEAAGKL, translated from the coding sequence ATGGTGGTGAGTGAGCTGCCGGACTACGTTAGAAACATGCCCTGGGTTGAGTTCTACGCAGACGAGACCGTTCCCATGGATCCGATGCTGGCCATGCGGTCAAAGGGTGTGTCGTTGTATGAGATGTTCAGGAGGAGCTGCGAGGACTTCGCCGACAGGGATGCGTTGATTTTCATCACACGGAAGATAACGTACGCCGAGCTCGGGGAATACGTCAGGAAGATGGCTGCGGCGCTGCACTTCCTGGGCATAGAAAAAGGTGACCGCGTAGCGCTCTTGCTGCCTAACTCGCCTCAGTTCGTCATAAGCTACTACGCGACGTTGGCTATCGGTGGCACAGTTGTCCCGCTAAGCCCCCTGTTGACGTCGAGCGAGATAGAGTTCGAAATCAACGACTCCGGCGCTTCCGCACTCATATCCATGGACGTGCTTTTCGTCGAAAGAGTTCTACCAGTGCGCGACAGACTGAACTTAAAGTTCGAGGTCGTAACAAATGTAGGCGACATGTTGCAGGGAACAGTGAAGTCTCTGGGCAAGCTCATAGGGCGCATTCCTTCAGTTCGCGTGCCAAGCGCCCCGAACAGGTACACTTTCATGGACTTACTTAATATTGAGACGCTTGCAGGCGGCCCTATAGAACCCCCAAAGGTGGAGATAAACCCGAAAGAAGACGTCGCAGTGATCCAGTACACTGGAGGCACCACAGGTACCCCTAAGGGAGCCATGCTAACCCACTTCAACATAGTATCCCAGTGCAGGCAGCTTGAGGAGTGGATGAGGAGCGCTTTCATGCGCGGGGCAAAGCTGGTTACGCTGGCGGTGATACCCTGGTTCCACATTTACGGGCAGACCACTGGTATGAACCTCCCGTTGCTCGGCGGGGCAACCATAGTGATCCTACCCGTTCCGGAAACAAAGGAGATCTTGAAAGCCATACAGAAGTACAAGGTGAACGTCTTCCCGGCAGTCCCATTGATATTCCTTAACATGGTCGAGCACCCGGATATAAACAAGTACGACTTGTCGTCGCTGAAGTTCGTGTCGAGTGGTGCATTCGCCCTCCCAGTGGAGGTGGCGAGGAAGTTTGAGAGCATCACAGGGGTCCCCATACTTGAAGGGTACGGGCTGACCGAAGCATGTCCTGTGACACACGTCAACACGCCACCACCTAGGGGGCTTAGGAAGATCGGCTCGATAGGCATCCCGCTCCCCGGAACCCTCGCTGCAATAGCTGACCCAGAGGAGAACAAGCTTCTCCCAATGGGAGAAGTCGGAGAGCTAGTCGTAGCTGGGCCGCAAGTTATGAAAGGTTACTGGAATAGGCCAGAGGAGAACAAGAAAGTGTTCTTCGAGCTTGACGGCATAAAGTGGCTGAGGACGGGTGACTTCGCCAGGATGGACGAGGACGGCTACTTCTACATCGTGGACCGCAAGAAGGACATGATAAAGTACAAGGGGTACCAGGTGTTCCCGAGGGAGGTTGAAGAGGTGCTCTACCAGCACCCAGCGGTCCTAGAAGCGGTCGTCGTAGGCGTTCCCGACCCAGCTGTGGGCGAGAACATAAAGGCCTTCATCGTCCTGCGTCCCGAGTACAAGGGCAAAGTCACCGAGGAAGAGATAATAGAGTGGTGCAAGAAGCGCCTGGCAGCGTACAAGTACCCGAGGATAGTCGAATTCCGCGACTCAATACCGAAGACCTACGTGGGCAAGGCGTGGAGACGCCTACTAGTCGAAGAGGAGAAAAGGAAGATGGAAGGGAAACCGGTTGAAGACATATACAAGCAAGAAGAAGAGAGGTACAAGGGCGTCGTCGGCGAACTCTGGAAGAAAACCCTGGACGAAGCGGCCGGAAAACTCTAA
- the selB gene encoding selenocysteine-specific translation elongation factor, which translates to MIPVHVGLLGHVDHGKTSLARALSEYVSTAGLDKHPQAREREMTIDLGFTFFRLDGFLVTLVDAPGHADLVRNVVAGVNIIDAAILVVAADEGPKVQTGEHILILHTFGISRVVVAINKVDLVGEERVAEVEEQVRRILKGTVLEGAPIVRISAATGEGLEELKRRLLSVLDVPKRNFDGPFMMPIDHAFHVKGAGTVVTGTVHRGVVRVGDTVDLMPLGLSVKVRSIQSVGEDREEARAGDRVGVAVSGVEPEKIYRGCYLGAPGTLKATTRIIARVKFNRIFKYALKSGSDVHLTVGMPTVPAKIYPLREVGDGVYISVREVRGGEEANCYFVLGRAVVAEEGMPVLVSKLDLPPTVLRIAGGGRVVDASPGSVRLASEKVKRGVVRMRKGERWVVSGLASSRIGAEKLVGECVEAAGGAKGRIVEAFGGRGDVVVEFTGSVTEGEEVHLKILKFKEGALP; encoded by the coding sequence TTGATCCCTGTTCACGTGGGACTTCTGGGACATGTAGATCATGGGAAGACGTCTCTGGCGCGAGCTCTCAGCGAGTACGTTTCCACTGCTGGTCTTGACAAGCACCCCCAGGCTAGGGAGAGGGAGATGACGATAGACTTAGGTTTCACTTTCTTTAGGCTTGACGGTTTTCTGGTGACGTTGGTGGATGCTCCGGGGCATGCTGACCTCGTGAGGAACGTTGTGGCGGGCGTTAACATCATCGACGCAGCGATACTCGTCGTTGCAGCAGATGAGGGTCCTAAGGTTCAGACTGGTGAGCACATATTGATACTTCACACTTTCGGAATTTCGAGGGTTGTCGTGGCTATTAACAAGGTGGACTTGGTTGGTGAGGAGCGAGTTGCAGAGGTTGAAGAGCAGGTTAGGAGGATTCTTAAGGGAACTGTGCTCGAGGGGGCTCCCATAGTGAGGATTTCAGCCGCCACCGGAGAAGGTTTAGAGGAGCTCAAGAGGAGACTTCTCAGCGTTTTGGATGTCCCGAAGAGGAATTTTGATGGACCGTTCATGATGCCAATAGACCACGCATTCCACGTTAAAGGGGCGGGGACTGTCGTTACTGGGACGGTTCACCGGGGAGTTGTGAGGGTTGGTGACACCGTTGACCTAATGCCGCTTGGGTTAAGTGTGAAGGTGAGGTCCATTCAGTCCGTCGGGGAGGACAGAGAGGAAGCTAGGGCGGGGGACAGGGTTGGCGTGGCAGTTTCCGGGGTGGAGCCTGAGAAGATATACAGGGGGTGCTACCTCGGCGCTCCCGGCACTTTAAAGGCTACGACGAGGATAATTGCAAGAGTGAAGTTCAACAGGATCTTCAAGTACGCGTTGAAAAGCGGCTCAGACGTGCATTTGACCGTGGGTATGCCGACCGTTCCAGCCAAAATATACCCGCTGAGAGAGGTTGGGGACGGGGTTTACATCTCCGTGAGGGAGGTTAGGGGTGGCGAGGAGGCGAACTGCTACTTCGTCCTTGGCAGGGCTGTTGTGGCTGAGGAGGGGATGCCCGTCTTAGTCTCTAAACTCGACCTACCTCCGACGGTTCTTAGGATAGCTGGAGGCGGCAGAGTTGTCGACGCCAGTCCGGGAAGCGTTAGGCTAGCTTCGGAGAAGGTTAAGAGGGGGGTTGTTAGGATGAGGAAAGGTGAAAGGTGGGTTGTGAGTGGGCTTGCGTCCAGCCGCATAGGGGCGGAGAAGCTTGTCGGCGAGTGCGTTGAGGCTGCTGGAGGGGCTAAGGGAAGAATTGTTGAGGCGTTCGGCGGCAGGGGGGATGTGGTGGTCGAGTTCACGGGAAGCGTTACAGAGGGTGAAGAGGTACACTTAAAGATTCTGAAGTTTAAGGAGGGGGCGCTGCCTTGA
- the spcS gene encoding O-phosphoseryl-tRNA(Sec) selenium transferase — MELEKYVSDVLPRSMASHGLTIYKAVLKPLKVLLEQRRIPEEGWRDEDVRLLLKLFSMMDTDKDPEAARVGEREGRVASQLVAELAAGFCHGVGRSGDVAAPQPKAPGSSAMYALANALASDAMRRFGAPNLRHAVVLPLSTGMSIALALAALKRGEGRYVVYPRVDHKSPMKAVELVGLKLRVVEGVVEGDAVRVPVEDVAEAVDDDTAAIVSTTTFFPPREPDNIKEIAKVARDLGVPHIVNNAYGVQSREIMRMVRGAVDAGRVDAVIQSTDKNFLTPVGGSVVAAKEEGVIERISGMYAGRATAAPVVQFLAAILCLGVKGYERLRDEQEENRRLLEKLLGEVAERHGERLLNVFNPIACAMTLTGKEPVKIGAALYNLRVNGPRALGPEDWGVCCKRYKTAYLTMNAAIGASRRDVEVAVERLEVALRQVCEG, encoded by the coding sequence ATGGAACTGGAAAAATATGTCTCCGACGTCCTTCCGAGGAGTATGGCGTCGCACGGGTTGACGATTTACAAGGCTGTCCTTAAGCCTCTCAAGGTGTTGCTGGAGCAGAGGAGGATTCCGGAGGAGGGATGGAGGGACGAGGATGTCAGGCTGCTCTTAAAGCTCTTCTCGATGATGGACACGGACAAGGACCCTGAGGCGGCTAGGGTTGGGGAGAGGGAGGGGAGGGTTGCGTCGCAGCTTGTCGCTGAGCTTGCCGCGGGGTTCTGCCACGGCGTTGGGAGAAGTGGGGATGTGGCTGCTCCTCAGCCGAAGGCTCCCGGTAGCTCTGCGATGTACGCGCTGGCCAACGCTTTGGCGTCTGATGCTATGAGGAGGTTTGGTGCTCCAAACTTGCGTCACGCTGTCGTTTTGCCGTTGTCGACTGGGATGAGCATAGCCCTTGCACTGGCAGCCTTGAAGAGAGGGGAGGGAAGGTACGTTGTGTATCCTAGGGTTGACCACAAGTCGCCTATGAAGGCTGTGGAGCTTGTCGGGCTCAAGTTGAGGGTTGTGGAGGGGGTTGTTGAGGGGGACGCTGTGAGGGTTCCAGTTGAAGACGTCGCCGAAGCAGTCGACGACGACACTGCGGCTATAGTTTCGACGACCACGTTCTTCCCGCCTAGGGAGCCAGACAACATTAAGGAGATAGCTAAGGTTGCAAGGGATCTCGGTGTGCCTCACATAGTGAACAACGCTTACGGTGTTCAGAGCAGGGAGATAATGAGGATGGTTAGGGGGGCCGTTGACGCGGGGAGAGTTGACGCGGTAATCCAGAGCACTGATAAAAACTTCCTCACACCGGTGGGCGGCTCTGTAGTCGCCGCCAAGGAGGAAGGGGTGATCGAGAGGATCAGCGGGATGTACGCTGGGAGGGCGACAGCCGCCCCCGTAGTGCAGTTCCTTGCAGCCATACTCTGCCTCGGAGTTAAAGGATACGAGAGACTTAGGGACGAGCAGGAGGAGAACAGAAGGCTACTCGAGAAGCTTTTAGGGGAGGTTGCGGAGAGGCATGGTGAGAGGCTGCTGAACGTGTTCAACCCTATAGCGTGCGCCATGACCCTGACCGGGAAGGAGCCGGTGAAAATTGGCGCCGCTCTCTACAACTTGAGGGTTAATGGTCCTCGCGCCCTGGGGCCAGAGGACTGGGGGGTGTGCTGTAAGAGGTATAAGACAGCCTACTTAACCATGAACGCCGCTATAGGGGCTAGTAGGAGGGATGTTGAGGTAGCTGTTGAAAGGCTTGAAGTGGCGCTCAGACAAGTGTGTGAAGGATGA
- the guaA gene encoding glutamine-hydrolyzing GMP synthase, producing the protein MHDTIVVLDFGGQYTHLISRRVRELRVYSEILPFNVDLRELEARRVKGIILSGGPRSVYEEGGPKVGPEFFEWCEKRGVPVLGICYGHQLIAHVLGGEVERGEKREYGRTILYVEEEDELFKGLNVVETVWMSHGDSVAKLPEGFKVLGRTEKTPIAAYANPEKRVFGVQFHPEVSHTSKGLKILENFVFGICGCKPTWTVENWVEEIVNGVREMLKEEGNIIMAVSGGVDSTVAATIIHMAAGERLHCVFVDNGLLRRGEAEEVVKTFREKLGFKNFHVVDAGDLFLERLKGVTDPEEKRRIIAHTFIEVFEKKAAELEEKYGKFKFLGQGTIYPDRVESAATSQAAARIKSHHNVTLPEKMTLKVVEPLASLYKDEVRRLGEKLGIPREVLWRHPFPGPSLAVRVLGEVTREKLEIVRAADAIVEEEIRRAGVYEKLWQAFAVLLPVKAVGVMGDARTYEYVVAVRAVESTDAMTANFAKLDWNLLERIASRIVNEVKGVNRVVYDITNKPPATIEWE; encoded by the coding sequence TTGCACGACACGATAGTCGTCTTGGACTTCGGGGGACAATACACACACCTCATATCGAGGAGGGTTAGAGAGCTTAGAGTGTACTCTGAGATATTGCCCTTCAACGTTGACTTACGTGAGCTTGAAGCGAGGAGGGTTAAGGGAATCATACTCTCCGGCGGCCCTAGAAGCGTTTACGAGGAGGGGGGGCCGAAAGTTGGCCCAGAGTTTTTCGAGTGGTGTGAGAAAAGGGGGGTGCCCGTCCTCGGGATATGTTACGGTCACCAGCTCATAGCCCATGTTCTCGGCGGGGAGGTGGAGAGAGGTGAGAAAAGGGAGTACGGCAGAACAATACTCTACGTCGAGGAGGAGGATGAGCTCTTCAAGGGGCTTAATGTGGTTGAAACCGTCTGGATGAGCCACGGTGACAGCGTCGCGAAACTTCCCGAAGGGTTCAAGGTGTTGGGGAGGACGGAGAAGACGCCCATCGCCGCCTATGCGAACCCGGAGAAAAGGGTTTTTGGGGTTCAGTTTCACCCCGAGGTCTCCCACACGTCTAAGGGGTTGAAGATACTTGAGAACTTCGTTTTCGGGATATGTGGATGCAAGCCGACGTGGACTGTTGAAAACTGGGTTGAGGAGATAGTTAACGGTGTAAGGGAGATGTTGAAGGAGGAGGGGAACATCATAATGGCTGTGAGCGGCGGCGTCGACTCAACGGTTGCAGCAACGATAATACATATGGCTGCCGGGGAAAGGCTCCACTGCGTCTTCGTCGACAACGGACTCTTGAGGAGAGGCGAGGCGGAGGAGGTGGTTAAAACATTCAGGGAGAAGCTGGGGTTCAAAAACTTCCACGTCGTTGACGCGGGCGACCTATTTCTAGAAAGGCTGAAGGGTGTCACAGACCCCGAGGAGAAGAGGAGGATAATAGCGCACACATTCATAGAGGTCTTCGAGAAAAAGGCGGCGGAGCTGGAGGAGAAGTACGGCAAGTTCAAGTTCCTGGGACAGGGAACAATATACCCTGACAGGGTGGAGTCGGCCGCCACGAGCCAGGCCGCCGCCAGAATAAAATCCCACCACAACGTAACCCTCCCGGAGAAGATGACGTTGAAAGTCGTGGAGCCTCTGGCCTCACTCTACAAGGACGAGGTTAGGAGGCTGGGGGAGAAGTTGGGGATACCGCGGGAGGTCCTCTGGAGGCACCCCTTCCCCGGTCCAAGCCTAGCGGTGAGAGTGCTGGGGGAGGTTACTAGGGAGAAGCTTGAGATCGTTAGGGCGGCTGACGCCATAGTGGAGGAGGAAATCAGGAGAGCGGGGGTCTACGAGAAGCTCTGGCAGGCGTTCGCAGTTCTCCTTCCGGTTAAAGCCGTGGGTGTGATGGGGGACGCCAGGACTTACGAGTATGTCGTGGCCGTTAGGGCTGTCGAGAGCACGGATGCCATGACGGCGAACTTCGCCAAGTTGGACTGGAACCTACTAGAAAGGATAGCGTCGAGGATAGTCAACGAGGTTAAGGGAGTAAACAGGGTGGTCTACGACATAACAAACAAGCCGCCCGCAACCATAGAGTGGGAGTAA
- a CDS encoding V4R domain-containing protein, which translates to MSGEATRLVREFMKRLKVTVDGSLVADSKRFVFTPGLLVSVAIFAVPVERFGGSVKPLFRRAFIKYGTRRAMKDEGLGARGALEKYLADNTSTGFGRGELVEFNEQRVVFRVYGSLYGEEAGNYFKMKGMETEPLCTQGFVAEGILNYFAEKEGKPLFSSQEVKCRAVGDEYCEFVLERKT; encoded by the coding sequence GTGAGCGGTGAAGCAACTAGGCTTGTTAGGGAGTTTATGAAGCGACTTAAGGTGACGGTTGATGGGAGCCTCGTGGCTGACTCTAAGAGGTTTGTTTTTACGCCCGGCTTGCTTGTTAGCGTGGCGATTTTCGCCGTACCGGTGGAACGTTTTGGTGGCAGTGTGAAACCGCTCTTTAGGAGAGCTTTCATAAAATATGGTACGAGGAGGGCGATGAAGGACGAAGGGCTTGGTGCTAGGGGGGCGCTGGAGAAGTACTTGGCCGACAACACTTCTACTGGTTTTGGTAGGGGTGAGCTTGTCGAGTTTAACGAGCAACGGGTTGTTTTCAGGGTTTACGGCTCACTTTACGGTGAAGAGGCGGGAAACTATTTCAAGATGAAGGGGATGGAGACTGAGCCCTTATGCACGCAAGGCTTCGTGGCTGAGGGGATACTCAACTACTTCGCGGAAAAAGAGGGGAAGCCGCTTTTCTCGTCGCAGGAGGTTAAGTGTAGGGCTGTGGGGGACGAGTACTGCGAGTTCGTGCTAGAAAGGAAAACTTAA
- a CDS encoding methanogenesis marker 2 protein, whose translation MDIESIALSVRSFEGVARKRDIRKVTSLLKETLEFSSFVVRGFGEDAAVLDVGWGEYLLLAVDSMWHVLVDSDPFFAGYCSVLVNVNDVVSKGGRPVALLDSLNVRDWGKASLLLKGLSYGCRKFSVPVVGGHLQPDAPSDELSVAVAGLVDKSKVVFSDTASPGDRIVFAVDVDGRFHERFPYAWDTTLWRTPGEVRARLSSMWAIAEAGLATAAKDVSNPGIIGTLAMMLEASGVGGVVDVRAIPAPRGVEIERWVRAYPGFGVVLTSRQENAGKCVKIFEDRGVAASVVGEVTAGKKLLLTDGRREVEVFDFRVDSLSGKPG comes from the coding sequence TTGGACATCGAATCTATAGCTCTCTCGGTTAGGAGCTTCGAGGGCGTGGCGCGCAAGAGGGACATCCGCAAAGTTACATCCCTCCTGAAGGAGACGCTCGAGTTTTCGAGCTTCGTGGTGCGAGGCTTTGGAGAGGACGCTGCTGTGCTCGACGTCGGGTGGGGAGAGTACCTTCTCCTAGCCGTCGACAGCATGTGGCACGTCCTAGTGGACTCCGACCCGTTCTTCGCCGGCTACTGCTCTGTGCTAGTCAACGTTAACGACGTAGTATCTAAGGGGGGACGCCCCGTAGCCCTTCTAGACTCGCTTAACGTGCGAGACTGGGGTAAAGCATCCCTCCTCCTCAAGGGGCTCTCCTACGGTTGCAGGAAGTTCTCCGTTCCCGTGGTTGGAGGCCACCTTCAACCCGACGCTCCGTCCGACGAGCTCTCCGTCGCCGTAGCCGGTCTCGTCGATAAGAGTAAGGTAGTGTTCAGCGACACCGCCTCCCCAGGGGACAGGATAGTCTTCGCCGTCGACGTCGACGGGAGGTTCCACGAGAGGTTCCCCTATGCCTGGGACACCACGTTGTGGAGGACGCCTGGGGAGGTGAGGGCGAGACTCTCCTCGATGTGGGCTATCGCAGAAGCCGGGCTGGCGACTGCGGCGAAAGATGTGAGCAACCCGGGGATCATAGGAACACTGGCGATGATGCTTGAGGCGAGCGGCGTCGGCGGCGTAGTCGACGTTAGAGCGATACCCGCGCCTAGAGGGGTTGAAATTGAGAGGTGGGTGAGGGCTTACCCCGGGTTCGGAGTTGTTTTAACCTCCAGACAGGAGAACGCCGGCAAGTGTGTTAAGATATTCGAGGATAGAGGGGTGGCCGCCTCTGTGGTTGGAGAGGTGACGGCGGGCAAGAAACTGCTTCTGACAGATGGACGGCGCGAGGTGGAGGTTTTCGACTTCAGAGTGGACTCCCTCTCCGGGAAGCCGGGTTGA